The sequence TACGTATTGAACGCTTCTTGAGTTAAAGGTGGTTTCTTTGCCTCTTTCCTCTTTTTGAGGAACACTTGTTCCTCAGAATCCTTATCCTTATCAGGAGCAAACATGTTTAGGAAACAATTTTGAAATGGATCCGCATCCAATCTGAGGGTTGTTTCCACATCCGGATAGCCATCGTCATCGAAACATGCCTGTCGAAGTAACTCCCTGGAAAGTCCAGTCAGGCAGTTGCATGTCTATTTGGACTTTCAGACACGGCCTCACCGtcttttcaaaataatttgttttttatcaCGCTCACCATTTCCAGATTTCCCACTCTGTCCCTATCTGTCAGAAGCGCCGGTTTGTCATTCTGAACTCACAACTTCACATAGTCCCTCAAGTGGCAAACAAGTCATGTCCAAGGAAGTTCTTGAGGGCCTGAAAGACATAAATTAATAaggtaaatttttttttcatatggAAATACGTATTCATGCTTAAAAACGTATAACACTTAATCAGTaaaagaaaaatttaaaaaacttaCTATTCGTGACGAGATCATCCGCAAGACTGACATGGCCGaggtttccttttttttcttgtcttttGCAACCCTGCAAAAGTGTAATCATTTTGAATATGCGTAGTATGTATTTTGAATACGCGTAGCATGTAATCGAGATGAGGAGGTAAAAATAAGAGTGTTCTGAATGTAAATTCTAAACTTACCAGTTAGATGACTTAGTGATTGGTGATGACGGTTGTTGTTGACGTGGCTGTAAAGCAGTGACAACCACTGAAACAAAGAATAATTAGATTGAATATCTGCCAAAATAATGCTGGCATGAATCACATGGTGTAATACAGAGGAGGCGGGAGTAATAATAGGAGTGTTcggaatgtaaatttcaactaACCAGTCAGAGGACTTGCGACTGATGACAACGGCCATCGTTGACGTTACCGTGAAGCAGCGGCAACCACTGAAACAAAGAATCATTGTATTGAATATGTGCCAAATTAATGATGGCATGACATACATGATGTAATACAAAGGAGGAAGTAAAAATAGGAGTGTtgtgaatgtaaatttcaacctACCAGGCAGAGGACTTGCTCTGTCTTCTGCCGCAACTGTCGGGGAAGCACCCAATGCAGCTGGCTTGGTTGGCACAGGGCGTTGATGGCTCCACGAAGCAGCGGCACCCCCTGAAACAAAGAATAGTGCGATTGAAAATGTGCCAAAATAATACTGTCATGAGTTAAAACTTTAGTTGCGATTGTGATTGAAAAGTAGGAATGTTTTGAAAGTAAATTTTAACTCACTTATGCTGGGCAGCGTATGGAGTGCTGGACTCCCTAACGTTTGGGGCAAAGCATGTTGCCTGGGGAATGTTATGGGAAGCAGGGATGGCAGTATCCTCCCAGGCCTTGGCTCTGCCCTTGATTTAATGGTTTTGAGAGTCTGCCCTGAAAAAAATAGGAACGGATCAGATTGATGTTGAAGTATGGCATTGAAAAGCTGACCTGATCTGCAAATGAGATAAGGAATATGAATGAGAGTTGTGTAACATGAAAATAAGATTTATTCACCAGTCCTGCTGTTGCAGTGGTGGGAGGATAGTTATTTCGACAGCTGCCTCGACCTCTCCTCAGAGGTGCAGACCCTACAGAAGTTACATTTAGTAACAAAAAATATCTCAAGGGAAAGGCAGAATTAAAAGGCCATTACAAGGTCAATAACATGGTGGCattatgaaaataatttcagagAAATAGACTCGCCCTGCGACCAAAATCACAGGGCTCCGCACTGTGAATAAAATACCTTGAATCTAGGTCATGTTATGGTCAAAGCCCCTGAGgaagtttttgaaatgtttttggaGAAATTGATTCTCCCTGTAAACAAATAATGTCTTCTGACCTAAATTCGTAGGGTTTCACCTTGAGGTAATTTCACAGGGCTTCGCCCTGTTAATATATTCCTTAGTCCTGTATACTTTTCTTGTGAACCAAATGCCATGAAATGCAGTTTTCGTAGTGGGCGGCACAACAACGTTGTGAAATAAACCATTTACGGGGCACAACCTCGATCTTTATGATGAAAAGAGTGGTCCTCTGAATAACCTCAATCCTATCGTTTTCGAATTCTTCTCTAGAAATGGTTTATTTCAGCAACACCATATTATGAACTACCTGGTAATACATTTTAGCACTGTCATGGTTACAAACCAATATCTTTCAACTTCTCTACCAAGTTTGTATAAGCAATAAAATAATCAGCAGGTTTTAAAATCTTTCGTGTTAAAGTCTTGAACACTTGAAATTCATCGTCCTTCTTAGAAATATAAGCATGTTCTAGTGCACCTTTGATATCACTATCACAGTCTGACGAAACAACACCTGCTAAAACGTCCAGTTTGTTCAAAGAAAGTTTATTTGAGGCTGTTTTACAATCACTGTTGGTATTGGTGGGTTTCTGTTCGCAAGTTTGTGAAAACTGTCCAGAGGGTTGACTAGTGTTCAACATAAAGGTAGGTTCAAGACCACTGACACAAATATCTGACATAGCTTTGAGACCGTGGATCTGTTTCAAGGACAATTCATGGATTGGTGCCAATTTGGAGTCATTTGTCACTGGCTCATTCAATTTTGTTGGTGACGGCTGACATTTTTGTTCAGGAGTTTGGCCAGATGTGTTCTGCACCTCACCACCCTCCTCGTACTCAATTTTGATCTTCTCGAGCAGAAATATTTCGTCTTCGCCCTCGAATTCTGTAATGGGCGACAAGCCTTGGTACTCCACCTCTTTTTTTACTTTGCATTCTGATTCGCTGGCAAAAaactcctgtgtttctttcaaaCATTGCAAGACTGAGTCATCATCTTTGCAACAAGTGCCACCTTGTTCCTTCTGAACAACTGGTACagcctttttgaagaaattcatGCTCTTGCTCAAGTAACAACCGCATGCATCACTCCATAGCTTCCTCGCGGAGAGATCAAGTATGTTTGACGCAATGAACTGTGGGATATCTTCCATGTCGAGTGCTGTCTGTAGATTCGATTGGTCGAAGTGTGAGAATGGACAACAAGCGACATCTCTTGGGGATAGGGAGAttgactgaaatgaaatgaaaacaaaacttgtTAAAGACATGTTGCATGATGATAAGCACTGACAGACTGACTTAACTATATCAAAATCCTAACAGGGCTAGACTTTAACCTTTGATGTAAGTAGAGAATACTGATAGACTGGCCACTCTATCAACCACACATACACTTTagtaacagtgacatgatcGGAGTACCAACTGCGACTACCATTtttgaatccaaaatggccaccattACACGACAGTAATAGTGGTTAAAATCATATTTTCTAAAAGGAGTTTGAATAATACAGATACAAACAAATTAAAGCAGCTACACATAGGTTTTTTTGGGTAAGGCATGACAAATTGCACCATTGGCAGACATGTTGGTCACCTCTGAGCCTTTTTAGGGTATATTTTAGAATTTTGTTGTTGGAAAATTTGGAACTTTTAGGAAATAAGTTATTAAAATTACGGAAAATATACTCAGCAGGTGTTTCCAAACTCAGTAACTGGGTTGTCGGACCAACAAGCTGATAAACGT comes from Lineus longissimus chromosome 15, tnLinLong1.2, whole genome shotgun sequence and encodes:
- the LOC135499386 gene encoding uncharacterized protein LOC135499386, with translation MYYQIRAKAWEDTAIPASHNIPQATCFAPNVRESSTPYAAQHKGCRCFVEPSTPCANQASCIGCFPDSCGRRQSKSSACGCRCFTVTSTMAVVISRKSSDCGCHCFTATSTTTVITNH